Proteins encoded together in one Pontiella desulfatans window:
- a CDS encoding glycoside hydrolase family 32 protein — protein MKRIITLLTLVLVTAVCHGATRADILIADFEGGTYGDWHKEGKAFGKAPAKGTLPKQKKVSGYMGDGLASSYHGGDGSIGMLRSPEFAIDRPWMNLLVGGGKFSDEVFVQLLVDGKPVRKTAGFASEELRPVSWDLREFEGKTAVVEIVDRRTGGWGHISVDQIVLSEQPAVAPLEKTLAVDQTHLHIPVDNASGKKVRVKLGIFDGEKLVQDFDVALPRDGKADWIATYPLAPFKLKGSTVTVKIVSDATNPQDFQAAFEQIRIGDDLPQEKAADLAQPYCNQFHAAARKGWLNDPNGMVYHDGLYHLYFQHNPFGIGWGNMHWAHVVSDDMVHWKHEPIALYQKTTADMMFSGGGFVDFNNSAGLGENTLFVAFTSTGRGECLAYSHDGGITFKELPENPIVEHTGRDPKVFWYEPEKKWVLVVFNSDPCAETEAVPMAGNNKKEQNYNFTFHESKDLRSWKRTGAFTDPHRAAAFECPDIFPFEIDGETKWVLYGGQAQYFVGRFDGKTFHKESGPFGGPASFWTTQHGSFYAAQNFSQTPDGRVIRIGWLKNKKQFTDRYPGQLTSQAMSLPHELQLKKTEEGLRLASIPIQELETLRAEELGSLDDCKGELTEVLIEFEEDGLHELMINGIDASFEGKSARIFTDRTFNEVYANGGLYYKARHRTPEQIDSTETAVKNGAIKSLKIYRLHSIWK, from the coding sequence CTACTTACTCTCGTGCTCGTGACGGCGGTCTGCCATGGAGCCACCCGAGCTGATATCCTGATTGCCGACTTTGAGGGCGGCACCTACGGCGATTGGCATAAAGAAGGCAAGGCCTTTGGCAAAGCCCCGGCAAAAGGTACGCTGCCGAAGCAGAAGAAGGTCAGCGGCTACATGGGGGATGGGCTGGCGAGTTCGTATCATGGCGGGGATGGTTCCATCGGAATGCTGCGCTCGCCCGAGTTTGCGATTGATCGCCCCTGGATGAATCTGCTGGTTGGCGGCGGAAAGTTTTCCGATGAAGTTTTTGTCCAGCTACTTGTGGACGGAAAGCCCGTGCGGAAAACGGCGGGATTTGCTTCCGAGGAGTTGCGCCCAGTGAGCTGGGATCTGCGTGAATTTGAAGGCAAAACGGCTGTGGTTGAAATTGTTGACCGCCGCACAGGGGGCTGGGGGCATATCAGTGTTGATCAGATTGTCCTGTCCGAACAGCCTGCTGTTGCGCCCTTGGAGAAGACCCTTGCGGTCGATCAGACCCATCTGCATATCCCGGTTGATAATGCGTCAGGCAAAAAAGTTCGGGTAAAACTGGGAATCTTTGACGGGGAAAAACTCGTGCAGGATTTTGACGTTGCCTTGCCGCGCGACGGTAAAGCGGACTGGATCGCTACATACCCGCTGGCCCCCTTCAAGCTGAAAGGCAGTACGGTCACGGTGAAAATCGTGTCGGATGCAACAAACCCGCAGGACTTTCAGGCGGCTTTTGAACAGATCAGGATCGGCGATGACCTGCCGCAGGAAAAAGCGGCGGACCTGGCGCAACCGTATTGCAACCAGTTTCATGCCGCGGCGCGTAAAGGCTGGCTGAACGATCCGAACGGCATGGTCTACCACGACGGGTTATATCACCTCTATTTCCAGCACAACCCTTTTGGAATTGGTTGGGGAAACATGCACTGGGCGCATGTCGTCAGCGACGATATGGTGCACTGGAAGCATGAACCCATTGCCCTGTACCAGAAGACTACGGCGGATATGATGTTTTCCGGCGGCGGCTTTGTGGATTTCAACAACTCGGCCGGGCTGGGCGAAAACACGCTGTTCGTCGCCTTCACCAGCACGGGGCGGGGCGAATGCCTCGCGTATAGCCATGACGGCGGGATCACGTTTAAGGAGTTGCCGGAAAACCCGATTGTTGAACACACGGGTCGCGATCCGAAGGTGTTCTGGTATGAGCCCGAAAAAAAATGGGTTCTGGTGGTCTTTAACAGTGACCCTTGCGCCGAAACCGAAGCTGTCCCGATGGCGGGAAATAACAAAAAGGAGCAGAATTATAATTTCACGTTCCATGAATCCAAGGATTTGAGGAGCTGGAAGCGAACGGGTGCATTCACCGATCCGCATCGTGCCGCCGCCTTTGAATGTCCCGACATCTTTCCTTTCGAGATCGATGGCGAGACAAAATGGGTGCTCTATGGAGGACAGGCTCAATATTTCGTCGGTCGGTTTGACGGAAAAACCTTCCATAAGGAATCCGGCCCCTTTGGGGGGCCGGCAAGCTTCTGGACGACGCAGCACGGCAGCTTCTATGCCGCGCAGAACTTCAGCCAGACCCCGGACGGTCGCGTGATTCGCATCGGATGGCTAAAGAACAAAAAACAGTTCACTGACCGCTATCCCGGACAGTTGACGAGTCAGGCGATGTCCCTGCCGCATGAGCTTCAATTGAAAAAAACGGAAGAAGGGCTGCGCCTGGCCTCCATCCCCATCCAAGAGCTGGAAACCCTGCGCGCCGAAGAGCTGGGCAGCCTGGATGACTGCAAAGGGGAACTGACCGAAGTGCTTATTGAGTTCGAAGAGGATGGCTTGCACGAGCTGATGATCAATGGCATCGACGCCTCCTTCGAAGGTAAGTCGGCACGCATCTTTACGGATCGTACGTTTAATGAGGTCTATGCCAACGGTGGCTTGTACTACAAGGCACGTCATCGCACGCCGGAACAGATCGACTCGACCGAAACGGCGGTGAAAAACGGCGCCATTAAATCGCTGAAAATCTATCGGCTGCATTCCATTTGGAAGTAA
- a CDS encoding glycoside hydrolase family 32 protein: MRVDDVHASASQLDALILSDEIVGAETIYDEALRPIFHYTVRRGWLNDPCGLVYDSGTYHLGYQHNPYGTDWANMHWGHAVSTNLVHWEERPIWLYPDETGAMWSGSSVKDWNNSAGFGTNALLAFYTAAANRGSNILPRMANRSQFTQCMAYSLDGGMTWTKYENNPVLPNTFGRDERDPKVFWYEPGQKWVMYLWLDLSREMPERGTFGFFESKDLLHWTPTSTFVFPKTIEVPNIFELPLDGDPNNKKWILCAGAGKYFIGHFDGYGFAPESGPFTIRQGNSFAATQTFSGMPDDRRRILIVHGTARYPGMPFNNLINFPMELTLRTTGDGARIHANPVPELALLRETTNTWKRGKIVSGKNIMEGTEGDAFELDCTFRPGNAEKVVFNLRGVKAAYNCADETITCEGLTRPLATIAGKVRLQILVDRGVLEIFGNDGLLCMHIKVEPTAGNRPVKLFALGDGALLESLTMHKLGSAYPEK; this comes from the coding sequence GTGAGGGTGGACGATGTTCATGCCAGCGCTTCACAGTTGGATGCATTGATTCTGTCGGACGAGATTGTTGGAGCCGAAACCATCTATGATGAGGCGCTGCGGCCGATTTTTCATTATACCGTCCGGCGCGGCTGGCTGAACGATCCCTGCGGACTGGTCTATGATTCCGGCACCTATCATCTGGGGTATCAGCACAATCCATATGGAACAGACTGGGCCAACATGCACTGGGGGCATGCCGTCAGCACCAACCTGGTCCATTGGGAGGAGCGACCGATATGGCTCTATCCGGATGAAACGGGAGCCATGTGGTCGGGCAGCTCTGTGAAGGACTGGAATAATTCCGCCGGCTTCGGAACGAACGCGCTTCTTGCTTTCTATACCGCCGCCGCCAATAGAGGATCCAACATTCTGCCCCGCATGGCCAACCGCAGTCAGTTTACCCAATGCATGGCCTATAGTCTGGATGGCGGGATGACCTGGACCAAATATGAAAACAATCCCGTACTGCCCAATACGTTTGGACGGGATGAACGCGATCCCAAGGTTTTTTGGTATGAGCCGGGTCAAAAATGGGTGATGTATCTCTGGCTGGATTTATCACGGGAGATGCCCGAGCGAGGTACATTCGGCTTTTTTGAATCAAAGGACCTGCTCCACTGGACGCCGACCTCGACGTTTGTATTTCCGAAAACCATCGAGGTGCCCAATATCTTCGAACTGCCGCTGGATGGGGATCCAAACAATAAGAAATGGATTCTGTGTGCCGGGGCCGGCAAATACTTTATTGGCCACTTTGACGGCTATGGATTTGCGCCCGAAAGCGGACCATTTACCATTCGGCAGGGAAACAGCTTTGCCGCCACCCAGACGTTCAGCGGCATGCCGGATGATCGAAGACGTATATTAATCGTTCATGGAACAGCCAGATATCCCGGTATGCCGTTTAATAACCTGATCAATTTCCCTATGGAACTGACGTTACGTACCACCGGTGACGGTGCGCGAATTCATGCAAACCCGGTGCCTGAACTCGCCCTGCTTCGTGAAACCACCAACACCTGGAAACGCGGTAAAATAGTTTCCGGGAAAAACATCATGGAAGGTACAGAAGGGGACGCGTTTGAACTGGACTGCACCTTCAGGCCGGGCAATGCGGAAAAAGTCGTGTTTAACCTGCGCGGCGTCAAGGCCGCGTATAACTGTGCGGATGAAACGATCACCTGTGAGGGGCTGACCCGGCCATTGGCAACCATCGCCGGCAAAGTTCGTCTTCAAATTCTTGTCGACCGCGGTGTGTTGGAAATCTTCGGCAACGACGGCCTGCTCTGCATGCACATCAAAGTAGAACCCACGGCAGGCAACCGCCCCGTAAAACTTTTCGCCCTCGGCGATGGGGCTTTGCTGGAATCGCTGACGATGCATAAGCTTGGATCGGCCTATCCGGAAAAATAA
- a CDS encoding arylsulfatase has product MKSRLAGILLASIAGISLAAERPNVILLMTDDQGYGDMSCHGNPVLKTPEIDKLYAQSVRFTDFHAAPKCTPTRAQLMTGVDAMRNGATRVCQGRSLPHPDFKMMPQFFADAGYATGLFGKWHLGDSYPYQPRFRGFQEVLSFRAWGITSLADYWGNDYYDPMLELNGVDKPYTGYCTDIFFDEAMKWMQQRKKEGKPFFLYLPTNTPHVPEQVADTYSTPYKGKYKGMDIPADFYGMIANIDENIGKLEVFLKKQGLRDNTILVYLADNGTQNRNAMTLFNAGMREHKGFPYEGGHRVHLFVRWENGKLKHGTDIAELTTVQDLLPTLMDLCDLEGDRSAFTGTSLASLLKGEQEKLPERMVVSQIGYTCQLWQQAVVMKDTWRLIKEMKNKKKKITGGMALYNIAEDPGQTQNVYTEYPEIAQSMEAYYEQWHAAARPLWEKKRYITIGTDHENPLKLYSNDWQGDYCDNPQGLIAGKAKGYWDLIVDRDGTYEIELRRWPEESGKPLIDSFDETSNKGALPVAKARLQVGEFDQTLDTQPEATVVRFSTPLKAGTTTLTADLLNKQGNVICGAMYVKVTRK; this is encoded by the coding sequence ATGAAGAGCAGACTCGCAGGCATCCTTTTAGCATCCATCGCCGGCATAAGCCTGGCGGCGGAACGACCGAACGTTATTTTGCTGATGACCGACGACCAGGGCTACGGCGATATGTCGTGCCATGGAAACCCGGTGCTGAAGACGCCCGAGATCGACAAGCTCTATGCTCAGTCGGTGCGCTTTACCGATTTTCATGCCGCCCCCAAGTGCACCCCGACCCGGGCACAGCTGATGACCGGGGTTGACGCCATGCGCAACGGGGCAACCCGCGTATGCCAGGGCCGCTCGCTTCCGCACCCCGATTTTAAAATGATGCCGCAGTTTTTTGCCGATGCGGGCTATGCCACCGGCTTGTTCGGCAAATGGCACCTGGGCGACAGCTATCCCTATCAGCCGCGCTTTCGCGGTTTCCAGGAAGTCCTGTCGTTCCGCGCGTGGGGAATCACCTCGCTGGCCGATTATTGGGGCAACGATTATTATGATCCGATGCTGGAACTGAACGGAGTTGATAAACCCTATACCGGTTATTGCACCGACATCTTTTTTGATGAAGCCATGAAATGGATGCAGCAGCGCAAAAAGGAAGGCAAACCGTTCTTCCTGTACCTGCCGACCAACACGCCGCACGTTCCGGAACAGGTGGCCGACACCTATTCAACACCGTACAAGGGAAAATACAAGGGCATGGATATCCCGGCCGACTTCTACGGCATGATCGCCAATATCGATGAAAACATCGGCAAGCTTGAAGTGTTCCTGAAAAAGCAGGGCTTGCGCGACAACACCATCCTGGTCTATCTGGCCGATAACGGAACGCAGAACCGCAATGCCATGACGCTCTTTAACGCCGGAATGCGCGAGCACAAGGGCTTTCCGTACGAGGGCGGGCATCGGGTGCACCTGTTTGTCCGCTGGGAAAACGGCAAGCTGAAACATGGAACCGATATTGCTGAATTAACCACGGTACAGGATCTTCTTCCAACCCTGATGGATCTATGCGACCTGGAGGGCGATCGATCGGCCTTCACGGGAACCAGCCTGGCCAGCCTGCTGAAAGGTGAACAGGAAAAGCTTCCGGAACGCATGGTGGTTTCCCAGATTGGATATACCTGCCAACTCTGGCAGCAGGCGGTTGTGATGAAGGATACCTGGCGGCTGATCAAGGAAATGAAGAACAAGAAAAAGAAAATCACTGGTGGAATGGCACTCTACAACATTGCCGAGGATCCTGGTCAGACCCAAAACGTCTACACCGAATATCCGGAGATCGCTCAATCCATGGAGGCCTATTATGAGCAGTGGCATGCGGCCGCTCGGCCGCTCTGGGAAAAGAAGCGCTACATCACCATCGGCACCGATCATGAAAATCCGTTAAAACTGTATTCCAACGATTGGCAGGGCGATTATTGCGACAACCCGCAGGGCTTGATCGCGGGGAAGGCAAAGGGGTACTGGGATCTTATTGTTGACCGCGACGGAACCTACGAAATCGAGCTGCGGCGCTGGCCGGAAGAGTCCGGGAAACCCCTCATCGACTCTTTTGATGAAACCTCAAACAAGGGGGCCCTCCCGGTGGCCAAAGCCCGGCTGCAGGTCGGCGAGTTTGACCAAACTCTCGATACGCAGCCTGAAGCTACCGTCGTGCGGTTTTCCACTCCCCTCAAAGCAGGTACAACCACACTGACCGCAGACCTGCTGAATAAACAGGGCAACGTGATTTGCGGAGCGATGTACGTTAAGGTTACGCGGAAGTAG
- a CDS encoding ISL3 family transposase, with translation MRVATRRIRCRECGSSSHEPVSFCPDPYVRYTKWTARFVLGLRKAMSISDVAHFTGLHWETVKNIEKAWLEKKYKKVRLDDVAYLGIDEVHLGSKLGYITVVRDLESGAVLFIGKGKGGDALKKFRKRIKRKAKQIKAVAIDMANSYSAWVADVLPDADIVYDHFHVIKLMNERMDKLRRSTMNKLCDEQKKQLKNKRWLLLRNVENLSAEAKGELDQLRGEFDDLGTASAMKEYLRNIYRIANGATVAKLAFEKWCAMADESGIACLKQMARTIRRRMDGLLAYWQHGYLTNASQEGFNNKIGWLTRQAYGYRDERYLHLKIYDLPNLSTSRRL, from the coding sequence ATGCGCGTCGCTACCCGGCGTATCCGCTGCCGGGAATGCGGGTCTTCCAGCCATGAACCCGTTTCATTCTGCCCCGATCCATACGTGCGCTATACCAAGTGGACCGCCCGCTTCGTCCTCGGGCTTCGCAAAGCCATGTCGATCAGCGACGTGGCGCATTTTACCGGCCTGCATTGGGAAACGGTGAAGAACATCGAGAAAGCCTGGCTGGAAAAGAAGTACAAGAAGGTGCGGCTCGACGACGTGGCGTATCTGGGCATCGATGAAGTCCACCTCGGCTCGAAGCTCGGCTACATCACCGTAGTGCGCGATCTGGAATCGGGAGCAGTGCTGTTCATCGGCAAGGGCAAAGGCGGCGACGCCCTCAAGAAGTTCCGAAAGCGGATCAAGCGCAAGGCGAAGCAGATCAAGGCCGTCGCCATTGACATGGCCAACTCCTACAGCGCATGGGTAGCCGACGTGCTGCCCGATGCCGACATCGTCTACGATCACTTCCACGTCATCAAGCTGATGAACGAGCGGATGGACAAGCTGCGGCGCAGCACGATGAACAAGCTCTGCGACGAACAGAAGAAACAACTCAAGAACAAGCGCTGGCTGCTGCTGCGCAACGTGGAGAACCTATCTGCTGAAGCCAAAGGGGAACTCGATCAATTGCGAGGTGAGTTCGATGACCTCGGAACGGCCTCGGCCATGAAAGAATACCTTCGCAACATCTACCGCATCGCCAACGGCGCAACCGTGGCGAAATTGGCCTTCGAGAAATGGTGCGCCATGGCCGATGAATCAGGGATTGCCTGCCTGAAGCAGATGGCCAGGACCATTCGGCGACGCATGGACGGGCTGTTGGCCTACTGGCAACATGGCTATCTCACCAACGCCAGCCAGGAGGGATTCAACAACAAGATCGGTTGGTTGACCCGCCAGGCCTACGGTTATCGGGATGAACGGTACCTGCATCTGAAAATCTACGACTTGCCGAACCTATCAACGAGCAGACGCCTGTGA
- a CDS encoding DUF481 domain-containing protein, whose product MRKILLHLIPLLITATTGVAQDTIKLKNGDILSGKILKQDSYTVYFKSDSFGSVSLYTRDIAKITVSTEELGEIEVPAEALAPVVEEKPLPAVEAHKPDLAKHPPKENKQWSGQAGLSFAMRESNSLQQKNDGTLQETEESFETYRINGNIAWTGGQNQLRWDLNYRYSKSDLRKYDDLFNVKQNYNYTFKQKTYYTEAKTLFQRDYRRGIEEEFLQTAELGINWFKNSSKFELSTSVGGGYHEYNRVKRDWQQNVLAEYDEAMPKFVLDQNLKWQLVNSLTFIEKYTHLGDLENYHFLFTAGLENKLIQELFLRVEYRLERDTEIAYDGKGYYDRALLTSILYKF is encoded by the coding sequence ATGCGCAAAATTCTCCTCCATCTCATCCCCCTCCTGATCACAGCCACGACCGGTGTTGCACAAGACACCATCAAGCTTAAGAATGGCGACATCCTAAGCGGAAAAATCCTGAAACAGGATTCCTACACCGTCTATTTCAAGTCCGACTCCTTTGGTTCCGTTAGCCTATATACACGGGACATTGCGAAAATCACCGTATCGACCGAGGAGTTGGGCGAAATCGAGGTGCCTGCCGAAGCACTTGCCCCGGTGGTCGAAGAAAAGCCCCTCCCTGCCGTTGAGGCCCATAAGCCCGATCTGGCGAAGCATCCGCCAAAGGAAAACAAACAGTGGTCGGGCCAGGCCGGACTCTCCTTTGCCATGCGCGAGTCGAACTCGCTCCAACAAAAAAACGACGGGACGCTGCAGGAGACCGAGGAATCGTTCGAAACCTACCGCATCAATGGCAACATTGCATGGACCGGAGGCCAGAACCAACTGCGCTGGGACCTGAACTATCGCTACAGCAAAAGCGACCTTCGAAAATATGACGACCTGTTTAACGTAAAACAAAACTACAACTATACGTTCAAACAAAAAACCTACTACACCGAGGCAAAAACCCTATTCCAGCGCGACTACCGCCGGGGCATCGAAGAGGAATTCCTCCAAACGGCGGAACTGGGGATAAACTGGTTCAAGAACTCGTCGAAATTCGAACTGTCAACCTCCGTGGGCGGCGGTTACCACGAGTATAACCGCGTCAAGCGCGACTGGCAGCAGAACGTGCTGGCGGAATACGACGAAGCCATGCCCAAATTCGTGCTGGACCAAAACCTGAAGTGGCAGTTGGTCAACTCACTTACGTTTATTGAGAAATACACCCACTTGGGCGATCTGGAAAACTACCACTTCCTCTTTACCGCCGGGCTGGAGAACAAGCTTATCCAGGAGCTGTTCCTGCGCGTCGAATACCGGCTGGAGCGCGACACCGAGATTGCCTACGATGGCAAGGGCTACTATGACCGGGCGCTGCTAACGAGCATACTCTACAAGTTTTAA
- the lpdA gene encoding dihydrolipoyl dehydrogenase yields the protein MDFDVIVIGAGPGGYPAAIKAAQLGAKTAIIEREWLGGTCLNCGCIPTKTLIAGAEAYQQILHAETFGIKVGKPEIDYPAMKTRKDGVVQNLQSGIGSLLKAHGVAVFEGTGSFQDANTIAVKSNDGSSQTITGKNIIIATGSTSTVPGFIPKHERIVESRAFLELEKLPESLLVLGGGYIGCELACMAAGLGVKVTIVELLADVLMLLDKDVRQVVKMHMKDSLGMTLLTGDAMEDIQATDAGVTAKAGDQTIEADMLLVAIGRSPVTDGLNFEAAGVAANERGYIEVDELNRTNVPHIYCIGDVSGRMQLAHAATSQAMYAVEHALKGEEKIEEVVIPGVIFTSPEVALVGLTEMDTKKLGIETNIGKFHFRGLGKAMASNETEGFVKIIADKATDRIIGAQCAGPHATDLISEMVIAVREELTAEELGNTVHAHPTFAEIWMEAAHALHKACIHAPPAR from the coding sequence ATGGATTTTGACGTCATTGTTATCGGAGCAGGCCCCGGAGGTTATCCGGCGGCGATCAAGGCGGCCCAATTGGGTGCGAAGACGGCCATTATTGAACGGGAATGGTTGGGTGGCACCTGCCTGAACTGCGGTTGCATCCCCACCAAGACCCTCATCGCCGGAGCCGAGGCCTATCAACAAATCCTCCATGCCGAAACCTTCGGCATCAAAGTCGGAAAGCCGGAAATCGACTATCCCGCCATGAAAACGCGTAAGGACGGCGTGGTTCAAAACCTGCAAAGCGGCATCGGTTCCCTGCTCAAGGCGCATGGCGTGGCCGTCTTCGAAGGAACCGGCTCATTCCAGGATGCCAACACCATTGCCGTGAAATCCAACGATGGCTCCAGCCAAACCATTACCGGAAAGAACATCATCATCGCCACGGGTTCCACCTCCACGGTTCCCGGCTTTATTCCCAAGCACGAGCGGATTGTCGAAAGCCGCGCCTTTCTCGAACTGGAAAAACTGCCCGAAAGCCTGCTGGTGCTGGGCGGAGGCTACATCGGCTGCGAGCTCGCCTGCATGGCCGCCGGCCTGGGCGTGAAGGTGACCATTGTTGAACTGCTGGCCGATGTGCTGATGCTGCTCGACAAGGATGTCCGCCAGGTCGTGAAAATGCACATGAAGGATTCGCTTGGAATGACCCTGCTCACCGGCGACGCCATGGAAGACATCCAAGCCACGGATGCCGGGGTAACGGCGAAGGCCGGCGACCAGACGATCGAGGCCGACATGCTGCTGGTGGCGATTGGCCGCAGCCCGGTGACCGACGGCCTTAATTTCGAGGCTGCCGGAGTGGCCGCCAACGAACGCGGCTACATCGAGGTCGATGAACTCAACCGCACCAACGTGCCCCACATCTACTGCATTGGCGATGTTTCCGGCCGCATGCAGCTCGCCCACGCCGCCACGTCGCAAGCCATGTATGCCGTCGAACACGCGCTCAAGGGCGAGGAAAAGATCGAAGAAGTCGTCATTCCCGGCGTCATCTTCACCTCTCCCGAGGTGGCGCTGGTGGGGCTAACCGAAATGGATACCAAGAAACTGGGCATCGAAACCAACATCGGAAAATTCCATTTCCGGGGACTTGGCAAAGCCATGGCATCCAACGAAACCGAAGGATTTGTGAAGATTATTGCCGACAAGGCAACCGATCGCATAATCGGTGCGCAATGCGCGGGGCCGCATGCCACCGATCTGATCAGCGAAATGGTCATTGCCGTGCGCGAGGAGCTGACGGCCGAAGAGCTGGGCAACACCGTGCACGCCCACCCCACCTTCGCCGAAATCTGGATGGAGGCGGCCCACGCCTTGCATAAGGCCTGCATCCACGCCCCACCCGCCCGATAG
- a CDS encoding prepilin-type N-terminal cleavage/methylation domain-containing protein, with the protein MVRTDKDGYTLNEMMIVVAAIGVLAAMGSFAVLSATNKGKVKKAETEVEILATATLQLAWDTGRWPNQKARNNGGSTEIWDLLGDTSGLVGTDGSYTGWKGPYYNGDRLDPWGNPYFFDPDYRVGGVMRPVVGSFGPNGVGPNRYDSDDIYVLLDD; encoded by the coding sequence ATGGTTCGCACGGATAAAGACGGTTATACCTTGAATGAAATGATGATTGTAGTTGCTGCAATTGGAGTGTTGGCGGCAATGGGAAGCTTTGCCGTGTTGTCGGCAACCAACAAGGGGAAAGTGAAGAAGGCCGAGACCGAGGTGGAAATCCTCGCGACCGCAACGCTCCAACTGGCCTGGGATACCGGCAGATGGCCGAACCAGAAGGCCCGGAACAATGGCGGGAGTACGGAAATATGGGATCTTTTGGGCGATACGTCCGGCTTGGTTGGAACGGATGGTTCATATACCGGCTGGAAGGGGCCCTACTACAATGGTGACCGGCTTGATCCCTGGGGCAATCCCTACTTTTTCGACCCGGACTACAGGGTGGGCGGCGTTATGCGTCCCGTGGTTGGTTCGTTCGGCCCCAATGGCGTCGGCCCCAACCGCTACGACAGCGACGATATCTATGTCCTGCTGGACGATTGA